A region of Massilia sp. KIM DNA encodes the following proteins:
- a CDS encoding LysM peptidoglycan-binding domain-containing protein — MKNFSTVVTRAAAAALLACAAAGAAQAAPTCNFRPDAPDRHVVVKRDTLWDISATFLQNPWCWPQVWGLNRDEIRNPHWIYPGQIIYFDRTRGRLSLSPPGAGDGRGEPPLTRLSPQLRSESLEREALQAIPAGAIEPYLTQPLVVEANELAGAPRIVASQEGRVYLGEGDRVYVKGELKGNTSFQVFRPGTVLKDPQTGKVLAHEAAFLGTVTLVAEAKPGVDAHTFRVADTRQEMGVGDLLVPAPPAPVRNYMPHAPERPVDARVMSIYSGVSYAGQSQVVTVNRGSLDGLDVGSVLQLYHLGKTVPDPAKKGFLGLGAGKIKLPDEQYGSLFIFRVFKNVSYGLIMQVTEPVQVGDVALSPE; from the coding sequence ATGAAAAATTTTAGCACAGTCGTGACACGCGCTGCTGCCGCCGCGCTGCTCGCATGTGCCGCGGCCGGCGCGGCCCAGGCCGCTCCCACCTGCAACTTCCGCCCCGACGCGCCCGACCGCCACGTGGTGGTCAAGCGCGACACCCTGTGGGACATCTCGGCGACCTTCCTGCAGAATCCCTGGTGCTGGCCCCAGGTCTGGGGCCTGAACCGCGACGAGATCCGCAATCCGCACTGGATCTATCCGGGCCAGATCATCTATTTCGACCGGACGCGTGGCCGCCTGAGCCTCAGCCCGCCCGGCGCGGGCGACGGCCGCGGCGAGCCGCCGCTGACCCGCCTGTCTCCCCAGCTGCGCAGCGAGTCGCTCGAGCGCGAAGCCCTGCAGGCGATCCCGGCCGGGGCCATCGAACCCTACCTGACCCAGCCGCTGGTGGTCGAGGCCAATGAACTGGCCGGCGCGCCGCGCATCGTCGCCTCGCAGGAAGGCCGGGTCTACCTGGGCGAGGGCGACCGCGTCTACGTCAAGGGCGAGCTCAAGGGCAACACCAGCTTCCAGGTGTTCCGCCCGGGCACGGTGCTGAAGGACCCGCAGACCGGCAAGGTGCTGGCCCACGAGGCCGCCTTCCTGGGCACCGTCACCCTGGTGGCCGAGGCCAAGCCGGGCGTCGACGCCCATACTTTCCGCGTCGCCGACACGCGCCAGGAAATGGGCGTGGGCGACCTGCTGGTGCCGGCGCCCCCGGCGCCGGTGCGCAACTACATGCCGCACGCCCCCGAACGGCCGGTCGACGCGCGCGTGATGTCGATCTATTCCGGCGTCAGCTATGCCGGACAGAGCCAGGTCGTGACTGTCAACCGGGGTTCGCTTGACGGACTCGATGTCGGCTCCGTGCTGCAGCTCTATCATCTCGGGAAGACGGTGCCGGACCCGGCGAAGAAGGGTTTCCTCGGATTGGGCGCCGGCAAGATCAAGCTGCCCGACGAACAATACGGCAGCCTGTTCATTTTCCGCGTGTTCAAGAACGTCTCCTACGGCTTGATCATGCAAGTGACGGAGCCGGTGCAAGTCGGCGACGTGGCCCTCTCACCGGAGTAA